The following are from one region of the Camelus dromedarius isolate mCamDro1 chromosome 16, mCamDro1.pat, whole genome shotgun sequence genome:
- the SLC4A1 gene encoding band 3 anion transport protein isoform X1 yields the protein MGDLRESDLEEVLEVYDYEDPDVSVPHVEEPEALRTEPTDTDYHSTRKGDTHKVYVELRELVMDEKNQELQWMEAARWLHMEENRGKDGTWGRPHVSYLTFWSLLELQKAFAKGTVLLDLPEKSLAGVVSQLLDRFIFDGQIQRQDRETLLRALLLKHSHARDTDALGGMKPTVLTRSGKASQPLLPQRPQMEEKLFCEQRKIPQDSEGALVLVGRVDFLERPVLGFVRLKDPMQLEPKQEKLGQPAVPVRFLFVLLGPEAPNMDYTQLGRAAATLMSERVFRIDAYLAQSKETLVHSLEGFLDCSLVLPPSDAPSEKALRSLLPVQMELLRRRLSSSAKPEPIPEELPRRRPSSPAKPVPIPEELPRRRPSSPAKPVPIPEELPRRRPSSPVKPVPIPEELPRRRPSSPVKPEPIPKAPPPRRPSRPVEPEPILKRLDLHEDEDISGDPLRRTGRLFGGLVRDIRRRYPRYLSDISDALSPQVLAAVIFIYFAALSPAITFGGLLGEKTQNLMGVSELLISTAVQGILFSLLGAQPLLVVGFSGPLLVFEEAFFSFCTRNNLEYIVGRVWIGFWLILLVVLVVAFEGSFLVRFISRYTQEIFSILISLIFIYETFAKLVQIFQDHPLQRNYDQNVVMIPKPQAPLPNTALLSFVLMAGTFFFAMVLRKFKNSAYFPGKLRRVIGDFGVPISILIMVMVDALIQDTYTQKLSVPKGLALSNSSARGWFINPLGLRSEFPIWMMFASLLPAMLVFILIFLESQITTLIISKPERKLVKGSGFHLDLLLIMGMGGVAALFGMPWLSATTVRSVTHANALTVMSKPRSPGATAQIQEVKEQRISGLLVAVLVGLSVLMWPILSYIPLAVLFGIFLYMGVTSLSGIQLFDRVLLLFKPRKYHPDVPYVKRVKTLRMHLFTGIQILCLIVLWVVKSIGIISLALPFILILTVPLRRFLLPLIFRDVELQCRMHQPTLHRQSRRFLCSHMTDIIQLSDFC from the exons AGGAGCCAGAAG CTCTGCGCACCGAACCAACAGACACAGACTATCACAGCACAAGAAAGGGAGACACCCACAAG GTGTATGTGGAGCTGCGGGAACTGGTGATGGATGAAAAGAACCAGGAGCTGCAATGGATGGAGGCAGCGCGCTGGCTGCACATGGAGGAGAACCGGGGGAAGGATGGAACCTGGGGCCGCCCACACGTGTCTTACCTCACCTTCTGGAGCCTCTTGGAGCTGCAGAAAGCCTTCGCCAAGG GTACTGTCCTCCTGGACCTGCCAGAGAAATCCCTGGCTGGGGTGGTCAGCCAGCTGCTGGACAGGTTTATCTTCGACGGGCAGATCCAGCGTCAGGACCGAGAGACCCTGCTTCGGGCCTTGCTCCTTAAACACAG CCACGCCAGAGACACCGATGCCCTGGGGGGCATGAAGCCCACGGTCCTGACACGTTCTGGGAAAGCTTCACAGCCTCTGCTCCCACAACGTCCCCAGATGGAGGAAAAACTCTTCTGTGAACAG AGAAAGATTCCCCAGGATTCGGAGGGCGCCCTGGTGCTAGTGG GCCGCGTAGACTTCCTGGAGCGGCCTGTGCTGGGCTTCGTGAGGCTCAAGGACCCTATGCAGCTGGAGCCAAAGCAGGAGAAGCTGGGCCAGCCGGCAGTGCCCGTGCGCTTCCTCTTCGTGTTGCTGGGACCTGAGGCCCCCAACATGGACTACACCCAGCTGGGTCGGGCCGCTGCCACCCTCATGTCGGAGAGG GTGTTCCGAATTGATGCATACTTAGCCCAGAGCAAGGAGACGCTGGTACACTCCCTGGAGGGCTTCCTAGACTGTAGTCTGGTGCTGCCTCCATCGGATGCTCCCTCCGAGAAGGCCCTGCGCAGTCTGCTGCCTGTGCAGATGGAACTGCTGCGGAGACGCCTGTCCAGCTCTGCCAAGCCAGAACCCATCCCGGAGGAACTCCCACGGAGACGGCCATCCAGCCCTGCCAAGCCAGTACCCATCCCGGAGGAACTCCCTCGGAGACGCCCATCCAGCCCTGCCAAGCCAGTACCCATCCCGGAGGAACTCCCGCGGAGACGGCCATCCAGCCCTGTTAAGCCAGTACCCATCCCGGAGGAACTCCCACGGAGACGCCCATCCAGCCCTGTTAAGCCAGAACCCATCCCAAAGGCACCACCACCTAGACGCCCATCCAGGCCTGTTGAGCCAGAACCCATCCTCAAGAGACTAG ATTTACATGAAGATGAAGATATCTCAGGTGACCCTCTGCGGCGGACAGGCAGGCTCTTCGGAGGGTTGGTGCGTGACATCCGTCGCCGCTATCCCCGCTACTTGAGTGACATCTCAGATGCATTGAGCCCCCAGGTCCTGGCTGCTGTCATCTTCATCTACTTTGCTGCCCTGTCACCCGCCATCACCTTTGGTGGCCTCCTCG GAGAAAAGACCCAGAACCTGATGGGGGTGTCGGAACTGCTCATCTCCACCGCGGTGCAGGGCATCTTGTTCTCCCTGCTGGGGGCTCAGCCCCTGCTTGTGGTGGGCTTCTCAGGACCCCTGCTCGTGTTTGAGGAAGCCTTCTTCTCG TTCTGCACCAGGAACAACCTGGAGTACATTGTAGGCCGTGTGTGGATTGGCTTCTGGCTCATCctgctggtggtgctggtggtggcctTCGAGGGCAGCTTCCTGGTCCGCTTCATCTCCCGGTATACACAGGAGAtcttctccatcctcatctcCCTCATCTTCATCTATGAGACCTTCGCAAAGCTGGTCCAG ATCTTCCAGGACCACCCACTGCAGAGGAATTATGACCAAAATGTAGTAATGATACCCAAACCTCAGGCTCCCCTGCCCAACACAGCCCTCCTCTCTTTTGTGCTCATGGCTGGCACCTTCTTCTTCGCCATGGTGCTACGCAAGTTCAAGAACAGCGCCTACTTCCCTGGCAAG CTGCGACGGGTCATCGGGGACTTTGGGGTTCCCATCTCTATCCTGATCATGGTCATGGTGGATGCCCTCATCCAGGACACTTACACTCAG AAACTCAGCGTACCTAAAGGCCTTGCCTTATCCAACTCCTCGGCCCGGGGCTGGTTCATCAACCCGCTGGGTTTGCGATCCGAATTTCCCATCTGGATGATGTTTGCTTCCTTGCTGCCTGCCATGCTGGTCTTCATCCTCATCTTCCTAGAGTCCCAGATCACCAC GCTGATCATCAGCAAACCGGAGCGCAAGCTGGTCAAGGGTTCTGGTTTCCACCTGGATCTGCTGCTGATCATGGGCATGGGTGGGGTGGCCGCCCTCTTTGGGATGCCCTGGCTCAGTGCCACCACTGTGCGTTCTGTCACCCACGCCAATGCCCTCACTGTCATGAGCAAGCCCAGATCCCCAGGGGCTACAGCTCAGATTCAGGAAGTCAAGGAACAGCGGATAAGCGGGCTCCTGGTCGCTGTGCTAGTGG GCCTGTCTGTCCTCATGTGGCCCATCCTGTCCTACATCCCCCTGGCTGTTCTGTTTGGCATCTTCCTCTACATGGGGGTCACATCCCTCAGTGGCATCCAGCTCTTCGACCGCGTCTTGCTTCTGTTCAAGCCGAGAAAGTACCACCCGGATGTGCCCTATGTCAAGCGG gTAAAAACCTTGCGCATGCACTTGTTTACGGGCATCCAGATCCTCTGCCTGATAGTGCTGTGGGTGGTAAAGTCCATCGGGATCATCTCGCTGGCCCTGCCCTTCATCCTCATCCTCACGGTGCCCCTACGCCGCTTCCTGCTGCCGCTCATCTTCCGGGATGTGGAGCTCCAGTGT CGTATGCACCAGCCCACACTCCACAGGCAGAGTAGAAGGTTCCTATGTTCCCATATGACTGATATTATCCAGCTGTCTGATTTCTGCTAG
- the SLC4A1 gene encoding band 3 anion transport protein isoform X3 — protein MDEKNQELQWMEAARWLHMEENRGKDGTWGRPHVSYLTFWSLLELQKAFAKGTVLLDLPEKSLAGVVSQLLDRFIFDGQIQRQDRETLLRALLLKHSHARDTDALGGMKPTVLTRSGKASQPLLPQRPQMEEKLFCEQRKIPQDSEGALVLVGRVDFLERPVLGFVRLKDPMQLEPKQEKLGQPAVPVRFLFVLLGPEAPNMDYTQLGRAAATLMSERVFRIDAYLAQSKETLVHSLEGFLDCSLVLPPSDAPSEKALRSLLPVQMELLRRRLSSSAKPEPIPEELPRRRPSSPAKPVPIPEELPRRRPSSPAKPVPIPEELPRRRPSSPVKPVPIPEELPRRRPSSPVKPEPIPKAPPPRRPSRPVEPEPILKRLDLHEDEDISGDPLRRTGRLFGGLVRDIRRRYPRYLSDISDALSPQVLAAVIFIYFAALSPAITFGGLLGEKTQNLMGVSELLISTAVQGILFSLLGAQPLLVVGFSGPLLVFEEAFFSFCTRNNLEYIVGRVWIGFWLILLVVLVVAFEGSFLVRFISRYTQEIFSILISLIFIYETFAKLVQIFQDHPLQRNYDQNVVMIPKPQAPLPNTALLSFVLMAGTFFFAMVLRKFKNSAYFPGKLRRVIGDFGVPISILIMVMVDALIQDTYTQKLSVPKGLALSNSSARGWFINPLGLRSEFPIWMMFASLLPAMLVFILIFLESQITTLIISKPERKLVKGSGFHLDLLLIMGMGGVAALFGMPWLSATTVRSVTHANALTVMSKPRSPGATAQIQEVKEQRISGLLVAVLVGLSVLMWPILSYIPLAVLFGIFLYMGVTSLSGIQLFDRVLLLFKPRKYHPDVPYVKRVKTLRMHLFTGIQILCLIVLWVVKSIGIISLALPFILILTVPLRRFLLPLIFRDVELQCRMHQPTLHRQSRRFLCSHMTDIIQLSDFC, from the exons ATGGATGAAAAGAACCAGGAGCTGCAATGGATGGAGGCAGCGCGCTGGCTGCACATGGAGGAGAACCGGGGGAAGGATGGAACCTGGGGCCGCCCACACGTGTCTTACCTCACCTTCTGGAGCCTCTTGGAGCTGCAGAAAGCCTTCGCCAAGG GTACTGTCCTCCTGGACCTGCCAGAGAAATCCCTGGCTGGGGTGGTCAGCCAGCTGCTGGACAGGTTTATCTTCGACGGGCAGATCCAGCGTCAGGACCGAGAGACCCTGCTTCGGGCCTTGCTCCTTAAACACAG CCACGCCAGAGACACCGATGCCCTGGGGGGCATGAAGCCCACGGTCCTGACACGTTCTGGGAAAGCTTCACAGCCTCTGCTCCCACAACGTCCCCAGATGGAGGAAAAACTCTTCTGTGAACAG AGAAAGATTCCCCAGGATTCGGAGGGCGCCCTGGTGCTAGTGG GCCGCGTAGACTTCCTGGAGCGGCCTGTGCTGGGCTTCGTGAGGCTCAAGGACCCTATGCAGCTGGAGCCAAAGCAGGAGAAGCTGGGCCAGCCGGCAGTGCCCGTGCGCTTCCTCTTCGTGTTGCTGGGACCTGAGGCCCCCAACATGGACTACACCCAGCTGGGTCGGGCCGCTGCCACCCTCATGTCGGAGAGG GTGTTCCGAATTGATGCATACTTAGCCCAGAGCAAGGAGACGCTGGTACACTCCCTGGAGGGCTTCCTAGACTGTAGTCTGGTGCTGCCTCCATCGGATGCTCCCTCCGAGAAGGCCCTGCGCAGTCTGCTGCCTGTGCAGATGGAACTGCTGCGGAGACGCCTGTCCAGCTCTGCCAAGCCAGAACCCATCCCGGAGGAACTCCCACGGAGACGGCCATCCAGCCCTGCCAAGCCAGTACCCATCCCGGAGGAACTCCCTCGGAGACGCCCATCCAGCCCTGCCAAGCCAGTACCCATCCCGGAGGAACTCCCGCGGAGACGGCCATCCAGCCCTGTTAAGCCAGTACCCATCCCGGAGGAACTCCCACGGAGACGCCCATCCAGCCCTGTTAAGCCAGAACCCATCCCAAAGGCACCACCACCTAGACGCCCATCCAGGCCTGTTGAGCCAGAACCCATCCTCAAGAGACTAG ATTTACATGAAGATGAAGATATCTCAGGTGACCCTCTGCGGCGGACAGGCAGGCTCTTCGGAGGGTTGGTGCGTGACATCCGTCGCCGCTATCCCCGCTACTTGAGTGACATCTCAGATGCATTGAGCCCCCAGGTCCTGGCTGCTGTCATCTTCATCTACTTTGCTGCCCTGTCACCCGCCATCACCTTTGGTGGCCTCCTCG GAGAAAAGACCCAGAACCTGATGGGGGTGTCGGAACTGCTCATCTCCACCGCGGTGCAGGGCATCTTGTTCTCCCTGCTGGGGGCTCAGCCCCTGCTTGTGGTGGGCTTCTCAGGACCCCTGCTCGTGTTTGAGGAAGCCTTCTTCTCG TTCTGCACCAGGAACAACCTGGAGTACATTGTAGGCCGTGTGTGGATTGGCTTCTGGCTCATCctgctggtggtgctggtggtggcctTCGAGGGCAGCTTCCTGGTCCGCTTCATCTCCCGGTATACACAGGAGAtcttctccatcctcatctcCCTCATCTTCATCTATGAGACCTTCGCAAAGCTGGTCCAG ATCTTCCAGGACCACCCACTGCAGAGGAATTATGACCAAAATGTAGTAATGATACCCAAACCTCAGGCTCCCCTGCCCAACACAGCCCTCCTCTCTTTTGTGCTCATGGCTGGCACCTTCTTCTTCGCCATGGTGCTACGCAAGTTCAAGAACAGCGCCTACTTCCCTGGCAAG CTGCGACGGGTCATCGGGGACTTTGGGGTTCCCATCTCTATCCTGATCATGGTCATGGTGGATGCCCTCATCCAGGACACTTACACTCAG AAACTCAGCGTACCTAAAGGCCTTGCCTTATCCAACTCCTCGGCCCGGGGCTGGTTCATCAACCCGCTGGGTTTGCGATCCGAATTTCCCATCTGGATGATGTTTGCTTCCTTGCTGCCTGCCATGCTGGTCTTCATCCTCATCTTCCTAGAGTCCCAGATCACCAC GCTGATCATCAGCAAACCGGAGCGCAAGCTGGTCAAGGGTTCTGGTTTCCACCTGGATCTGCTGCTGATCATGGGCATGGGTGGGGTGGCCGCCCTCTTTGGGATGCCCTGGCTCAGTGCCACCACTGTGCGTTCTGTCACCCACGCCAATGCCCTCACTGTCATGAGCAAGCCCAGATCCCCAGGGGCTACAGCTCAGATTCAGGAAGTCAAGGAACAGCGGATAAGCGGGCTCCTGGTCGCTGTGCTAGTGG GCCTGTCTGTCCTCATGTGGCCCATCCTGTCCTACATCCCCCTGGCTGTTCTGTTTGGCATCTTCCTCTACATGGGGGTCACATCCCTCAGTGGCATCCAGCTCTTCGACCGCGTCTTGCTTCTGTTCAAGCCGAGAAAGTACCACCCGGATGTGCCCTATGTCAAGCGG gTAAAAACCTTGCGCATGCACTTGTTTACGGGCATCCAGATCCTCTGCCTGATAGTGCTGTGGGTGGTAAAGTCCATCGGGATCATCTCGCTGGCCCTGCCCTTCATCCTCATCCTCACGGTGCCCCTACGCCGCTTCCTGCTGCCGCTCATCTTCCGGGATGTGGAGCTCCAGTGT CGTATGCACCAGCCCACACTCCACAGGCAGAGTAGAAGGTTCCTATGTTCCCATATGACTGATATTATCCAGCTGTCTGATTTCTGCTAG
- the SLC4A1 gene encoding band 3 anion transport protein isoform X2: MGDLRESDLEEVLEVYDYEDPDVSVPHVEEPEALRTEPTDTDYHSTRKGDTHKVYVELRELVMDEKNQELQWMEAARWLHMEENRGKDGTWGRPHVSYLTFWSLLELQKAFAKGTVLLDLPEKSLAGVVSQLLDRFIFDGQIQRQDRETLLRALLLKHSHARDTDALGGMKPTVLTRSGKASQPLLPQRPQMEEKLFCEQRKIPQDSEGALVLVGRVDFLERPVLGFVRLKDPMQLEPKQEKLGQPAVPVRFLFVLLGPEAPNMDYTQLGRAAATLMSERVFRIDAYLAQSKETLVHSLEGFLDCSLVLPPSDAPSEKALRSLLPVQMELLRRRLSSSAKPEPIPEELPRRRPSSPAKPVPIPEELPRRRPSSPAKPVPIPEELPRRRPSSPVKPVPIPEELPRRRPSSPVKPEPIPKAPPPRRPSRPVEPEPILKRLDLHEDEDISGDPLRRTGRLFGGLVRDIRRRYPRYLSDISDALSPQVLAAVIFIYFAALSPAITFGGLLGEKTQNLMGVSELLISTAVQGILFSLLGAQPLLVVGFSGPLLVFEEAFFSFCTRNNLEYIVGRVWIGFWLILLVVLVVAFEGSFLVRFISRYTQEIFSILISLIFIYETFAKLVQIFQDHPLQRNYDQNVVMIPKPQAPLPNTALLSFVLMAGTFFFAMVLRKFKNSAYFPGKLRRVIGDFGVPISILIMVMVDALIQDTYTQKLSVPKGLALSNSSARGWFINPLGLRSEFPIWMMFASLLPAMLVFILIFLESQITTLIISKPERKLVKGSGFHLDLLLIMGMGGVAALFGMPWLSATTVRSVTHANALTVMSKPRSPGATAQIQEVKEQRISGLLVAVLVGLSVLMWPILSYIPLAVLFGIFLYMGVTSLSGIQLFDRVLLLFKPRKYHPDVPYVKRVKTLRMHLFTGIQILCLIVLWVVKSIGIISLALPFILILTVPLRRFLLPLIFRDVELQCLDADNAKPNFDEESGQDEYDEVTMPV, from the exons AGGAGCCAGAAG CTCTGCGCACCGAACCAACAGACACAGACTATCACAGCACAAGAAAGGGAGACACCCACAAG GTGTATGTGGAGCTGCGGGAACTGGTGATGGATGAAAAGAACCAGGAGCTGCAATGGATGGAGGCAGCGCGCTGGCTGCACATGGAGGAGAACCGGGGGAAGGATGGAACCTGGGGCCGCCCACACGTGTCTTACCTCACCTTCTGGAGCCTCTTGGAGCTGCAGAAAGCCTTCGCCAAGG GTACTGTCCTCCTGGACCTGCCAGAGAAATCCCTGGCTGGGGTGGTCAGCCAGCTGCTGGACAGGTTTATCTTCGACGGGCAGATCCAGCGTCAGGACCGAGAGACCCTGCTTCGGGCCTTGCTCCTTAAACACAG CCACGCCAGAGACACCGATGCCCTGGGGGGCATGAAGCCCACGGTCCTGACACGTTCTGGGAAAGCTTCACAGCCTCTGCTCCCACAACGTCCCCAGATGGAGGAAAAACTCTTCTGTGAACAG AGAAAGATTCCCCAGGATTCGGAGGGCGCCCTGGTGCTAGTGG GCCGCGTAGACTTCCTGGAGCGGCCTGTGCTGGGCTTCGTGAGGCTCAAGGACCCTATGCAGCTGGAGCCAAAGCAGGAGAAGCTGGGCCAGCCGGCAGTGCCCGTGCGCTTCCTCTTCGTGTTGCTGGGACCTGAGGCCCCCAACATGGACTACACCCAGCTGGGTCGGGCCGCTGCCACCCTCATGTCGGAGAGG GTGTTCCGAATTGATGCATACTTAGCCCAGAGCAAGGAGACGCTGGTACACTCCCTGGAGGGCTTCCTAGACTGTAGTCTGGTGCTGCCTCCATCGGATGCTCCCTCCGAGAAGGCCCTGCGCAGTCTGCTGCCTGTGCAGATGGAACTGCTGCGGAGACGCCTGTCCAGCTCTGCCAAGCCAGAACCCATCCCGGAGGAACTCCCACGGAGACGGCCATCCAGCCCTGCCAAGCCAGTACCCATCCCGGAGGAACTCCCTCGGAGACGCCCATCCAGCCCTGCCAAGCCAGTACCCATCCCGGAGGAACTCCCGCGGAGACGGCCATCCAGCCCTGTTAAGCCAGTACCCATCCCGGAGGAACTCCCACGGAGACGCCCATCCAGCCCTGTTAAGCCAGAACCCATCCCAAAGGCACCACCACCTAGACGCCCATCCAGGCCTGTTGAGCCAGAACCCATCCTCAAGAGACTAG ATTTACATGAAGATGAAGATATCTCAGGTGACCCTCTGCGGCGGACAGGCAGGCTCTTCGGAGGGTTGGTGCGTGACATCCGTCGCCGCTATCCCCGCTACTTGAGTGACATCTCAGATGCATTGAGCCCCCAGGTCCTGGCTGCTGTCATCTTCATCTACTTTGCTGCCCTGTCACCCGCCATCACCTTTGGTGGCCTCCTCG GAGAAAAGACCCAGAACCTGATGGGGGTGTCGGAACTGCTCATCTCCACCGCGGTGCAGGGCATCTTGTTCTCCCTGCTGGGGGCTCAGCCCCTGCTTGTGGTGGGCTTCTCAGGACCCCTGCTCGTGTTTGAGGAAGCCTTCTTCTCG TTCTGCACCAGGAACAACCTGGAGTACATTGTAGGCCGTGTGTGGATTGGCTTCTGGCTCATCctgctggtggtgctggtggtggcctTCGAGGGCAGCTTCCTGGTCCGCTTCATCTCCCGGTATACACAGGAGAtcttctccatcctcatctcCCTCATCTTCATCTATGAGACCTTCGCAAAGCTGGTCCAG ATCTTCCAGGACCACCCACTGCAGAGGAATTATGACCAAAATGTAGTAATGATACCCAAACCTCAGGCTCCCCTGCCCAACACAGCCCTCCTCTCTTTTGTGCTCATGGCTGGCACCTTCTTCTTCGCCATGGTGCTACGCAAGTTCAAGAACAGCGCCTACTTCCCTGGCAAG CTGCGACGGGTCATCGGGGACTTTGGGGTTCCCATCTCTATCCTGATCATGGTCATGGTGGATGCCCTCATCCAGGACACTTACACTCAG AAACTCAGCGTACCTAAAGGCCTTGCCTTATCCAACTCCTCGGCCCGGGGCTGGTTCATCAACCCGCTGGGTTTGCGATCCGAATTTCCCATCTGGATGATGTTTGCTTCCTTGCTGCCTGCCATGCTGGTCTTCATCCTCATCTTCCTAGAGTCCCAGATCACCAC GCTGATCATCAGCAAACCGGAGCGCAAGCTGGTCAAGGGTTCTGGTTTCCACCTGGATCTGCTGCTGATCATGGGCATGGGTGGGGTGGCCGCCCTCTTTGGGATGCCCTGGCTCAGTGCCACCACTGTGCGTTCTGTCACCCACGCCAATGCCCTCACTGTCATGAGCAAGCCCAGATCCCCAGGGGCTACAGCTCAGATTCAGGAAGTCAAGGAACAGCGGATAAGCGGGCTCCTGGTCGCTGTGCTAGTGG GCCTGTCTGTCCTCATGTGGCCCATCCTGTCCTACATCCCCCTGGCTGTTCTGTTTGGCATCTTCCTCTACATGGGGGTCACATCCCTCAGTGGCATCCAGCTCTTCGACCGCGTCTTGCTTCTGTTCAAGCCGAGAAAGTACCACCCGGATGTGCCCTATGTCAAGCGG gTAAAAACCTTGCGCATGCACTTGTTTACGGGCATCCAGATCCTCTGCCTGATAGTGCTGTGGGTGGTAAAGTCCATCGGGATCATCTCGCTGGCCCTGCCCTTCATCCTCATCCTCACGGTGCCCCTACGCCGCTTCCTGCTGCCGCTCATCTTCCGGGATGTGGAGCTCCAGTGT CTGGATGCTGACAATGCCAAGCCGAACTTTGATGAGGAGAGTGGCCAGGATGAATATGATGAGGTGACCATGCCTGTGTGA